One segment of Parvularcula sp. IMCC14364 DNA contains the following:
- a CDS encoding zinc-dependent metalloprotease — protein MRNSRLEQLLLSSNHAWFMAALGSFSLLLATAAPALAQDDEDDEEDDAETIEEFTEDFDVIVGIFPLYQDPEDGSLYMEISEDQLGEEFIVYSHTENGVLSAGTFKGAYRDQRIISFEKHYNSIEVVERNTSFYFDPENELSRAADANISDAILSVVDVDAETEAVEGDDAAPASYLVKADGLFLSEDLHQVKPSPNPEAPPFSFSLGGLASDRTKYDDIRNYPENLDVVVDYVYTNPAPIAFGSEAVTDARAVTIKVQHSILAMPEEGFVPRFDDYRVGYFLDRVTDLTDPSSTPYRDLVNRWRLEKQDPDAAVSDPVKPITWWIENTTPEEYRDTIRDATLAWNEAFEKAGFSNAVEVKVQPDDADWDAGDVRYNVLRWTSSPIPPFGGYGPSFTNPRTGEILAADIMLEYVFLTNRLFFTSLFDTEANASMFPSHSHDDRNCEFGHVLQQNLMFASMAAMRDGMTATEQSELVDQGLYYLILHEVGHTLGLNHNMKASILHGPREVHDASVTNGIIAGSVMDYPALNVAPLGMTQGDYTNTRPGPYDDWAIIFGYAPEMDDPAQRKAHLERSLEPGLAFGNDADDMRASGGWGIDPRVMIGDMSNDMIVYGRDRAELARDLMGRLLDKYDDEGSSYQDVVSGYLTLTGQQSSMARSVSRYIGGIYVERAAQGQSGATQAFTPVPRARQEAAMAYLAEELFAPEAFAVPEELAAMLQSQRRGFDFFGVTEDPKIHERALGIQRDVLTHLTSAAVLDRMTNYQIYGGEYSAAEMLLDLNEAVFGGDLTGNPNTFRQNLQVLYTGQLIAALEAGAHSNVSRSAALGAIMDINNRLGLIAFGQSADAKAHRAHIRALVNSVLDD, from the coding sequence ATGCGCAATTCACGCCTTGAACAGCTATTGCTGTCTTCCAATCATGCCTGGTTTATGGCTGCTTTGGGGTCATTCTCACTGCTTCTTGCTACCGCGGCACCTGCCCTGGCGCAGGATGATGAGGACGATGAAGAAGACGATGCTGAAACTATTGAGGAATTTACAGAAGATTTCGATGTCATAGTGGGGATTTTTCCACTCTATCAGGATCCTGAGGATGGTTCACTCTACATGGAGATTTCCGAGGATCAGCTTGGTGAAGAGTTCATCGTCTATTCCCATACGGAAAATGGGGTCTTGTCGGCAGGCACATTCAAGGGCGCTTATCGCGACCAGCGTATCATCAGCTTCGAGAAACACTACAATTCCATCGAAGTTGTCGAAAGAAATACGTCTTTCTATTTCGATCCGGAGAATGAGCTTTCCCGTGCGGCAGATGCAAACATCTCTGACGCCATCCTGTCTGTCGTGGATGTGGATGCTGAAACTGAAGCCGTTGAAGGTGATGATGCGGCGCCTGCCAGCTATCTGGTCAAGGCTGATGGTCTGTTCCTTTCAGAGGATCTGCATCAAGTAAAACCGTCTCCAAATCCCGAAGCGCCGCCATTCAGTTTTTCTCTGGGCGGCCTTGCCAGCGATCGTACGAAATATGATGACATCCGCAACTACCCCGAAAATCTCGATGTCGTCGTGGATTATGTGTACACAAATCCGGCGCCGATTGCCTTTGGCAGCGAGGCCGTAACCGATGCTCGTGCGGTCACTATCAAGGTACAGCATTCCATTCTGGCGATGCCGGAAGAAGGGTTCGTGCCGCGTTTCGACGATTATCGCGTGGGCTATTTCCTGGATCGGGTGACAGACCTGACGGACCCATCATCTACACCGTATCGTGATCTTGTTAATCGCTGGCGCCTCGAGAAGCAGGACCCTGATGCGGCTGTTTCTGATCCGGTTAAGCCAATCACATGGTGGATTGAAAATACAACGCCTGAGGAGTATCGCGATACTATCCGTGATGCCACTCTGGCCTGGAACGAAGCTTTCGAGAAAGCCGGATTCTCCAATGCTGTTGAAGTCAAGGTGCAGCCTGATGATGCAGACTGGGATGCCGGTGACGTCCGCTATAATGTGTTGCGCTGGACATCCTCTCCTATTCCACCATTTGGCGGGTATGGGCCAAGCTTTACCAATCCGCGCACAGGTGAAATTCTGGCCGCAGACATCATGCTGGAATATGTGTTCCTGACGAACCGCCTCTTCTTCACCAGCCTTTTTGACACTGAGGCAAATGCTTCAATGTTTCCGTCTCATTCTCATGACGACCGGAACTGTGAATTCGGGCATGTGCTGCAGCAAAACTTGATGTTTGCCAGTATGGCTGCCATGCGCGACGGCATGACGGCTACTGAACAAAGTGAGTTGGTTGATCAGGGTCTCTACTATCTTATCCTGCATGAAGTCGGGCATACGCTCGGGCTTAATCACAATATGAAGGCGAGTATCCTGCATGGGCCACGAGAAGTGCATGATGCGTCTGTCACAAATGGTATCATAGCAGGCTCTGTGATGGACTATCCTGCCCTTAATGTCGCGCCACTTGGCATGACACAGGGTGACTATACCAATACGCGCCCCGGACCTTATGACGACTGGGCAATCATTTTCGGCTATGCGCCTGAAATGGATGACCCTGCACAACGTAAGGCGCATCTTGAGCGCTCGCTTGAGCCGGGTCTTGCTTTTGGTAATGATGCTGACGATATGCGCGCCTCTGGTGGCTGGGGGATCGACCCCCGGGTCATGATTGGTGACATGTCCAATGACATGATTGTCTATGGCCGTGACCGTGCAGAACTGGCGCGCGACCTGATGGGACGCCTGCTCGACAAGTATGATGATGAAGGCAGCAGCTATCAGGATGTTGTGTCCGGATATCTGACTCTGACCGGTCAGCAGTCTTCGATGGCGCGTTCCGTGTCTCGCTATATCGGCGGCATTTATGTGGAACGTGCAGCACAGGGACAGTCTGGTGCAACGCAGGCCTTCACGCCCGTACCCCGGGCGCGACAGGAAGCCGCTATGGCTTACCTGGCTGAGGAACTCTTCGCTCCAGAGGCTTTTGCCGTACCTGAAGAGCTGGCCGCCATGTTGCAGAGCCAGCGTCGTGGCTTTGATTTCTTCGGCGTGACTGAGGATCCGAAAATCCACGAGCGGGCACTTGGCATTCAGCGTGACGTTCTGACACATCTGACAAGTGCCGCGGTTTTGGATCGCATGACGAACTACCAGATCTATGGTGGTGAGTATTCCGCCGCCGAGATGCTGCTAGATCTTAATGAGGCCGTTTTCGGTGGAGACCTGACCGGCAACCCCAACACCTTCCGCCAGAACCTGCAGGTGCTTTACACCGGGCAGTTGATTGCGGCGCTTGAAGCGGGCGCGCACAGCAATGTGTCCCGCTCAGCTGCGCTCGGTGCCATTATGGATATCAATAACCGTCTTGGACTGATCGCTTTCGGTCAGAGCGCCGATGCAAAGGCACACCGCGCGCATATCCGGGCGTTGGTGAACAGCGTACTGGACGACTGA